The Metamycoplasma gateae genome window below encodes:
- a CDS encoding ABC transporter permease: MKLNTIKEKRNKKLSSPISKLQISFLIPYIIFAILFIILPMIFVCIYAFKPLEGQTRLENWEIAIKPSTWIIIARSLLTGLLAATLALIIGFPYAYIVARSKNKIIKILGLTLILSPLAIFTISKALAIRGLFSAIFDENQLNNNFFIIFGMVYLYLPFMVLPLYQVLKDMPKNILEASEDLGYSKFKTVFKVIIPYSSKAILSGFGIVLMMAATSIIISDKLLPNGSQKQLIGNLINQFANTANPFDLANSSTLVIITLSVLLTIYGIIYGIPYLIRKKKQGGNYE, translated from the coding sequence ATGAAGCTTAATACAATTAAGGAAAAAAGAAATAAAAAACTTTCTTCACCTATTTCCAAACTACAAATTTCATTTTTAATTCCTTATATTATATTTGCAATTTTATTCATTATTCTTCCAATGATTTTTGTTTGCATTTATGCCTTCAAACCTTTAGAAGGGCAAACTAGATTAGAAAATTGAGAAATTGCAATAAAACCATCTACTTGGATAATAATAGCTAGATCATTATTAACAGGATTATTGGCCGCAACACTAGCTTTAATTATAGGTTTTCCATATGCCTATATCGTAGCAAGATCTAAGAATAAAATAATCAAAATTCTGGGTTTAACTCTTATATTAAGTCCTCTTGCAATTTTTACAATTTCAAAAGCTTTAGCTATTCGTGGATTATTTTCAGCTATATTTGATGAAAATCAACTTAACAATAACTTCTTTATTATTTTTGGTATGGTTTATCTATATCTACCATTTATGGTTCTACCTCTTTATCAAGTTTTAAAAGATATGCCCAAAAATATTTTAGAAGCCTCAGAGGATCTTGGATACTCAAAATTTAAAACTGTATTTAAAGTTATTATTCCATATTCATCAAAAGCCATATTAAGTGGTTTTGGAATTGTATTAATGATGGCTGCTACTTCGATTATTATTTCAGACAAATTGTTGCCAAACGGTAGTCAAAAGCAATTAATAGGTAATCTAATCAACCAATTTGCAAACACGGCCAACCCGTTTGACTTAGCAAACTCATCAACATTGGTTATTATTACTTTATCTGTATTATTAACAATATATGGAATTATTTACGGTATACCTTATTTAATAAGAAAGAAAAAACAAGGAGGAAACTATGAGTAA
- a CDS encoding ABC transporter permease: protein MSKFKNFLKYSYVFVILGFLYVPLIFGTIYSFNSPSDKGIFSVTTWNRTSFDAYKELFSKSHTLAFVNSFLLGIATSILVITISLLTVFALWRHKNKTARSFVQTTSNVPMINPDVITGLTLAIVLNFLFFGTLKATSEGFFRSIIGHTVMCLPYGILIMLPKSDKFSKNIFEASQDLGYSKFKTWFKTYFVYMLGSIGFTFVMTMTLSFDDFIITRIVSNTETLGTQLYEGQFQAWSLAIGAISLLIVIFGNTMYIVFKGSQNKKAKKAIMLSKKQAQKDFYKEAL, encoded by the coding sequence ATGAGTAAATTTAAAAACTTTTTAAAATATTCGTATGTTTTTGTAATTCTTGGTTTTCTATATGTTCCGCTAATTTTTGGAACAATATACAGTTTTAACTCACCGTCGGACAAAGGTATATTCTCAGTAACAACTTGAAATAGAACCTCATTCGATGCTTATAAAGAGTTATTCTCAAAATCTCATACACTAGCTTTTGTAAACTCATTTCTATTAGGAATTGCAACATCAATTTTAGTTATAACAATATCATTACTAACTGTTTTTGCCCTTTGAAGACACAAAAACAAAACAGCTAGATCATTTGTACAAACAACCTCAAATGTACCAATGATAAATCCTGACGTAATTACCGGTTTAACACTTGCAATAGTTCTAAACTTTTTGTTCTTTGGAACATTAAAGGCAACTAGCGAAGGTTTCTTTAGATCAATCATCGGTCATACAGTAATGTGCTTACCATACGGAATTCTAATAATGCTTCCTAAAAGCGATAAGTTTTCAAAGAACATTTTTGAAGCAAGTCAAGATTTAGGATACTCAAAATTTAAAACATGATTTAAAACATACTTTGTTTATATGCTTGGTTCAATTGGTTTTACCTTTGTGATGACAATGACTTTATCATTCGATGATTTCATTATTACCCGTATTGTTTCAAATACGGAAACACTAGGAACTCAGTTATATGAAGGACAATTTCAAGCCTGATCGTTAGCAATAGGGGCCATATCACTACTAATTGTTATTTTTGGAAACACAATGTACATAGTATTTAAGGGTTCTCAAAACAAAAAGGCAAAAAAAGCAATTATGCTTTCTAAAAAACAAGCGCAAAAAGACTTCTACAAGGAGGCCTTATAA
- a CDS encoding ABC transporter ATP-binding protein, translated as MEKKKLIKDNSSIIELVDVVKEFEDKTVLDNVNLNIEKGEFITLLGPSGSGKTTILRIIGGFEWVTRGEVKLHGKDIKDLSPHKRDVSTIFQDYALFPHLNVENNIKYGLRLKRIKKEDIPKSYQNKLTVQRRKWRKFAEQKMKNLDKEFELYEKELNSNNSLSERKRNKYQQWIDDMDFKYSYWENYVDLKTENFEKKYLTRKISNEEMDKEVKDIMELVGLSGNEKKNVNFLSGGMKQRVALARSLVIEPEILLLDEPLSALDAKIREKMQTLLRDIQQKLKLTFIFVTHDRNEALQLSDKIAVIRDGKVEQFTTPKELYDYPINKWVANFIGDSNFFDATFVKKNKVKFMSKTFDTIHDEFEPGERLDALIRPEDVYITRLKSKAKLVGEIVKSTYGGSYYNYDIDVRGKNIKVETSSKHAVGKEVFLDWDIDSIHLMKKDKKLEALEEEIEQNNEA; from the coding sequence ATGGAAAAAAAGAAACTAATAAAAGATAATTCTTCAATTATTGAACTAGTAGACGTTGTTAAAGAATTTGAAGATAAAACTGTTTTAGATAATGTTAACTTAAACATTGAAAAGGGTGAATTTATAACATTATTAGGGCCTTCAGGTTCTGGAAAAACTACAATTTTAAGAATTATTGGTGGTTTTGAATGGGTAACGCGTGGAGAAGTAAAACTACACGGTAAGGATATTAAAGATTTATCTCCACACAAAAGAGATGTATCTACAATTTTTCAAGATTATGCTCTTTTTCCACATTTAAATGTCGAAAACAATATTAAATATGGCTTAAGGTTAAAACGTATTAAAAAAGAAGATATTCCAAAGTCTTATCAAAATAAATTGACTGTTCAAAGAAGAAAATGGAGAAAATTTGCTGAACAAAAAATGAAAAATCTTGATAAAGAATTTGAACTATATGAAAAAGAATTAAACTCTAATAATTCGTTATCTGAAAGAAAAAGAAATAAATATCAACAATGGATTGATGATATGGACTTTAAATATTCGTATTGAGAAAATTATGTTGATTTAAAAACTGAAAATTTTGAAAAAAAATATTTAACTAGAAAAATTTCGAATGAAGAAATGGATAAAGAAGTTAAAGATATTATGGAACTTGTAGGTCTAAGCGGAAATGAGAAGAAAAACGTTAATTTCTTATCTGGTGGTATGAAACAACGTGTTGCTCTTGCAAGATCTTTAGTTATTGAACCTGAAATTCTTTTACTTGATGAACCACTTAGTGCATTAGATGCTAAAATTCGTGAAAAAATGCAAACTTTACTAAGAGATATTCAACAAAAATTAAAACTAACTTTTATATTTGTAACACACGATAGAAATGAAGCGTTACAACTTAGTGATAAAATTGCCGTTATTAGGGATGGTAAGGTTGAACAATTTACAACACCTAAAGAACTTTATGACTATCCTATAAATAAATGAGTAGCTAACTTTATTGGTGATTCAAACTTTTTTGATGCTACATTTGTTAAAAAGAATAAAGTTAAATTTATGTCAAAAACATTCGATACTATTCATGATGAATTTGAACCAGGTGAGAGATTGGATGCTTTAATAAGACCCGAAGACGTTTATATAACAAGATTAAAATCAAAAGCAAAATTGGTCGGTGAAATCGTGAAATCAACATATGGCGGTAGTTACTATAATTATGATATTGACGTTAGGGGAAAAAATATTAAGGTTGAAACATCTTCAAAACATGCCGTAGGTAAGGAAGTATTTTTGGATTGAGATATCGATTCAATTCACTTAATGAAGAAAGATAAAAAATTAGAAGCATTAGAAGAAGAAATTGAGCAAAATAATGAAGCTTAA